A single region of the Leptothrix cholodnii SP-6 genome encodes:
- the rng gene encoding ribonuclease G codes for MQDILVNWAPQETRVAIVENGAVQELHVERTLERGLVGNVYLGKVARVLPGMQSAFIDIGLERAAFLHVADVHVAGQSIGRNSHGDSAVPPIEKLVYEGQSLVVQVIKDPIGTKGARLSTQISVAGRLLVYLPQDEHIGISQKIGSHELREQLRQRMAVLVGTRDSGGGGGFILRTNAEDATDAELAEDIAYLRKAWATMRALALKSAAGTLLHEDLNLAQRVLRDLVNENTQSIRIDSRTQFEALREFGQQFMPSAVGRLQHYKGERPIFDLFSIDQEIERALARRVDLKSGGYLVVDQTEALTTIDVNTGGFVGARNFDDTIFKTNLEAGQAIARQLRLRNLGGIIIIDFIDMTRPEHQEQVLAELRKQLARDRTKTTISGFTQLGLVEMTRKRTRESLAHMLCEPCPTCGGRGQTKTARSVCYDILREILREARQFNPKEFRVIACAAVVEMLLDEESQHIAGLSDFIGKPISLQVEATMNPEQYDIVLL; via the coding sequence ATGCAAGACATCCTGGTGAACTGGGCCCCGCAGGAAACGCGGGTGGCCATCGTCGAAAACGGCGCGGTGCAGGAGCTGCATGTCGAACGCACGCTCGAACGCGGACTGGTCGGCAACGTCTACCTCGGCAAGGTGGCGCGGGTGCTGCCCGGCATGCAGAGCGCGTTCATCGACATCGGCCTGGAGCGCGCAGCCTTCCTGCACGTGGCCGACGTGCACGTGGCCGGGCAATCGATCGGGCGCAACTCGCACGGCGACAGCGCCGTGCCACCGATCGAGAAGCTGGTCTACGAAGGCCAGAGCCTGGTAGTGCAGGTCATCAAGGACCCGATCGGCACCAAGGGCGCCCGGCTGTCGACCCAGATCAGCGTGGCCGGGCGGCTGCTGGTCTACCTGCCGCAGGACGAACACATCGGCATCTCGCAGAAGATCGGCTCGCACGAGCTGCGCGAGCAGCTGCGCCAGCGCATGGCCGTGCTGGTGGGCACGCGCGACAGCGGCGGCGGCGGTGGCTTCATCCTGCGCACCAACGCCGAGGACGCGACCGACGCCGAACTGGCCGAGGACATCGCCTACCTGCGCAAGGCCTGGGCGACGATGCGCGCACTGGCGCTCAAGAGCGCGGCGGGCACGCTGCTGCACGAAGACCTGAACCTGGCGCAGCGTGTGCTGCGCGACCTGGTCAACGAGAACACCCAGTCGATCCGCATCGACTCGCGCACGCAGTTCGAAGCCTTGCGCGAGTTCGGCCAGCAGTTCATGCCCAGCGCGGTCGGGCGGCTGCAGCACTACAAGGGCGAGCGGCCGATCTTCGACCTGTTCAGCATCGACCAGGAGATCGAGCGCGCCCTGGCGCGGCGGGTCGACCTGAAGTCGGGCGGCTACCTGGTGGTCGACCAGACCGAGGCGCTGACCACGATCGACGTCAACACCGGCGGTTTCGTCGGTGCGCGCAACTTCGACGACACGATCTTCAAGACCAACCTCGAGGCCGGCCAGGCCATCGCCCGCCAGCTGCGGCTGCGCAACCTGGGCGGCATCATCATCATCGACTTCATCGACATGACGCGCCCCGAGCACCAGGAACAGGTGCTGGCCGAACTGCGCAAGCAGCTCGCGCGCGACCGCACCAAGACCACCATCAGCGGCTTCACGCAGCTCGGGCTGGTCGAGATGACGCGCAAGCGCACCCGCGAGTCGCTCGCCCACATGCTGTGCGAACCGTGCCCGACCTGCGGCGGCCGCGGCCAGACCAAGACCGCGCGCAGCGTCTGCTACGACATCCTGCGCGAGATCCTGCGCGAGGCGCGCCAGTTCAACCCGAAGGAGTTCCGCGTCATCGCCTGCGCGGCGGTGGTGGAGATGCTGCTCGACGAAGAAAGCCAGCACATCGCCGGCCTCTCCGACTTCATCGGCAAGCCGATCTCGCTGCAGGTCGAGGCGACGATGAATCCGGAGCAGTACGACATCGTGCTGCTGTGA
- a CDS encoding Maf family protein, which yields MPRPDWIYLASQSPRRAQLLTQIGVPHQLLLPGADEDAEAIEAVIGNEAPATYVQRVTRAKLDAARRRLKASGLPAAPILCADTTVAIGRRILGKPQDAGQAHEMLASLAGREHRVLTAVAVGTARRTEQALHVSKVRFVPLSQRQIADYVASGEPMGKAGAYAIQSAAAAWIAHISGSHSGIMGLPLHETATLLQAFGWKI from the coding sequence ATGCCCCGCCCGGACTGGATCTACCTTGCCTCGCAAAGCCCCCGCCGGGCCCAGCTCCTGACCCAGATCGGCGTGCCGCACCAGCTGCTGCTGCCGGGCGCGGACGAGGACGCCGAGGCGATCGAGGCCGTCATCGGCAACGAGGCGCCCGCGACCTACGTGCAGCGCGTCACCCGCGCCAAGCTCGACGCCGCGCGCCGGCGCCTGAAGGCGTCCGGCCTGCCGGCTGCGCCGATCCTGTGCGCCGACACCACCGTGGCGATCGGCCGGCGCATCCTCGGCAAGCCGCAGGATGCCGGCCAGGCGCACGAGATGCTGGCCTCGCTGGCCGGGCGCGAACACCGCGTGCTGACCGCCGTGGCAGTGGGCACGGCGCGCCGCACCGAGCAGGCGCTGCACGTCTCCAAGGTGCGGTTCGTGCCGCTGAGCCAGCGCCAGATCGCCGATTACGTCGCCAGCGGCGAGCCGATGGGCAAGGCCGGCGCCTATGCGATCCAGAGCGCTGCGGCGGCCTGGATCGCCCACATCAGCGGCAGCCATTCGGGCATCATGGGCTTGCCGTTGCACGAGACGGCGACGTTGTTGCAAGCCTTCGGCTGGAAGATCTGA
- the rlmH gene encoding 23S rRNA (pseudouridine(1915)-N(3))-methyltransferase RlmH, whose protein sequence is MKLLLIAVGQRLPAWADTAYEDYAKRFPPDLRLELKAVKTEARTTGKPVEALMAAEKTRIEAALPRGCRRVVLDEHGQRVTTAQLAERLAVWQRDGRDVALLVGGPDGLDQTLRDGADEKLRLSDLTLPHAFVRVMLAEALYRAWTLSIGHPYHRE, encoded by the coding sequence ATGAAGCTGCTGCTCATCGCGGTGGGCCAACGCCTGCCGGCATGGGCGGACACGGCTTACGAGGACTACGCCAAGCGCTTCCCGCCGGATCTGCGGCTGGAGCTCAAGGCGGTCAAGACCGAGGCGCGCACCACCGGCAAGCCGGTCGAGGCCCTGATGGCCGCCGAGAAGACCCGCATCGAAGCCGCGCTGCCGCGTGGCTGTCGGCGGGTCGTGCTCGACGAACACGGCCAGCGCGTCACCACGGCGCAGCTGGCCGAGCGGCTGGCCGTCTGGCAGCGCGACGGCCGTGATGTCGCGCTGCTGGTCGGCGGCCCCGACGGCCTCGATCAGACGCTGCGTGACGGTGCCGACGAGAAGCTGCGCCTGTCCGACCTGACCCTGCCGCATGCCTTCGTGCGCGTGATGCTGGCCGAGGCCCTCTACCGCGCCTGGACGCTCAGCATCGGCCACCCCTATCACCGTGAATGA
- the rsfS gene encoding ribosome silencing factor, with translation MDIRKLQRAIVDGLEDVKGQDIVVFNTEHLSALFERVVVASGTSNRQTKALAASVRDAVRDIGGRVLSVEGTDNGEWIIVDCGEAVVHIMQPAIRQYYHLEEIWGGKPVKMKLAGEGRGLVKAGADDEDEAPAPKRKAASKKAAAEPVEDKPTARKPAAKKAVAKKAATAKPAAGTTVAAKKAPARKKAAEPTVIKTIVIKPGSGNKVVARKVAAERAAAKKAPARRVRAEIAAETAPARKSPARKTPRS, from the coding sequence ATGGACATCCGCAAGCTGCAACGCGCCATCGTCGATGGCCTTGAAGACGTCAAGGGCCAGGACATCGTGGTCTTCAACACCGAGCATCTCTCCGCGCTGTTCGAGCGCGTGGTGGTCGCTTCGGGCACCAGCAACCGCCAGACCAAGGCGCTCGCCGCCAGCGTGCGCGACGCCGTGCGCGACATCGGCGGCCGGGTGCTGAGCGTCGAAGGCACCGACAACGGCGAATGGATCATCGTCGACTGTGGCGAGGCCGTGGTGCACATCATGCAACCGGCGATCCGCCAGTACTACCACCTCGAGGAGATCTGGGGCGGCAAGCCGGTCAAGATGAAACTCGCCGGTGAAGGCCGCGGTCTGGTCAAGGCCGGTGCCGACGACGAGGACGAGGCGCCGGCGCCCAAGCGCAAGGCAGCGAGCAAGAAGGCGGCGGCCGAGCCGGTCGAGGACAAGCCCACGGCCCGCAAGCCTGCGGCGAAGAAGGCCGTGGCGAAGAAGGCCGCGACCGCCAAGCCGGCCGCCGGGACGACGGTTGCGGCCAAGAAGGCGCCCGCTCGCAAGAAGGCGGCCGAGCCGACCGTCATCAAGACGATCGTCATCAAGCCGGGTTCGGGCAACAAGGTCGTCGCCCGCAAGGTGGCGGCCGAACGGGCTGCCGCCAAGAAGGCGCCGGCCCGACGGGTGCGCGCCGAGATCGCGGCCGAAACCGCACCGGCCCGCAAGTCGCCGGCACGCAAGACGCCTCGCTCCTGA
- the nadD gene encoding nicotinate (nicotinamide) nucleotide adenylyltransferase: MAEIDKPLRIGLLGGSFNPVHQAHRALADGALDQLALDQLRWVVAGQPWQKPGDEMAAAEHRAAMVALAIADDPRQLLERCELDRAGPSYTLDTVHALQAAMPDATQWFLVIGADQYANFHTWHGWRELLTRVTLAVAARAGVEPVADACLRDTPHRFCRLAMPACDVSATAIRQRLAQGVAASALSPGLLSIPVARYIERQRLYHLDPART, encoded by the coding sequence GTGGCTGAGATCGACAAGCCGCTGCGCATCGGCTTGCTGGGCGGCAGTTTCAACCCGGTGCATCAGGCGCATCGCGCGCTCGCCGACGGGGCGCTGGATCAACTGGCGCTCGATCAGCTGCGGTGGGTGGTGGCCGGCCAGCCGTGGCAGAAGCCGGGCGACGAGATGGCCGCCGCCGAGCACCGCGCGGCGATGGTGGCCCTGGCGATCGCCGATGACCCGCGCCAGCTGCTCGAGCGCTGCGAACTCGATCGTGCCGGCCCGAGCTACACGCTCGACACCGTCCATGCGCTGCAAGCCGCGATGCCCGATGCGACGCAATGGTTTCTGGTCATCGGCGCCGACCAGTACGCCAACTTCCACACCTGGCACGGCTGGCGTGAGCTGCTGACCCGCGTGACCCTGGCCGTGGCCGCACGCGCGGGTGTCGAGCCGGTGGCCGACGCCTGTCTGCGGGACACGCCGCACCGCTTTTGCCGCCTGGCGATGCCGGCCTGCGACGTCAGCGCCACCGCGATCCGGCAGCGTCTGGCGCAGGGGGTCGCAGCATCCGCGCTCAGCCCCGGGCTGCTGTCGATACCGGTTGCCCGTTACATCGAGCGCCAGCGGCTGTACCATCTCGACCCCGCGCGAACATGA
- the hemF gene encoding oxygen-dependent coproporphyrinogen oxidase, translating into MNTDTLSNATVRAYLLDLQERICSTLEAQDGHAFIRDAWERPPGGKLEGAGLTRLVENGELLERGGCAFSQVRGTALPPSATQHRPELAGAPFEAMGVSLVFHPRNPFVPTVHMNVRMLSATPTQGPAAGKTVRWFGGGMDLTPYYGFEDDAVHFHRSCHDALAPFGDGLYPRFKQWCDEYFFLKHRNEPRGIGGIFFDDFSELGAEGSFAMLRSVGDAFLGAWLPIALRRQDLPYGEAEQDFQRYRRGRYVEFNLVWDRGTLFGLQSGGRTESILMSMPPQANWRYQWAPEPGTPEARLYSDFLRPRDWLGLGG; encoded by the coding sequence ATGAACACCGACACGCTGTCCAACGCCACCGTGCGCGCCTACCTGCTCGACCTGCAGGAGCGCATCTGCTCCACGCTGGAAGCGCAGGACGGCCACGCCTTCATCCGCGACGCCTGGGAGCGCCCGCCCGGCGGCAAGCTCGAAGGTGCCGGCCTGACCCGGCTGGTCGAGAACGGCGAGCTGCTCGAACGTGGCGGCTGCGCGTTCTCGCAGGTGCGCGGCACGGCCTTGCCGCCGTCGGCCACCCAGCACAGGCCCGAACTGGCCGGTGCGCCGTTCGAGGCGATGGGCGTGTCGCTGGTGTTCCACCCGCGCAATCCCTTCGTGCCGACGGTGCACATGAACGTGCGCATGCTCTCGGCCACCCCCACGCAGGGGCCGGCCGCGGGCAAGACCGTGCGCTGGTTCGGCGGCGGCATGGACCTGACGCCGTACTACGGCTTCGAGGACGACGCGGTGCATTTCCACCGCAGCTGCCACGACGCGCTGGCGCCGTTCGGCGACGGCCTGTATCCGCGCTTCAAGCAGTGGTGCGACGAGTACTTCTTTCTCAAGCACCGCAACGAGCCGCGTGGCATCGGCGGCATCTTCTTCGACGATTTCTCCGAGCTGGGCGCCGAGGGCAGCTTCGCGATGCTGCGTTCGGTCGGCGACGCGTTTCTCGGCGCCTGGCTGCCGATCGCGCTGCGCCGCCAGGATCTGCCGTACGGCGAGGCCGAGCAGGATTTCCAGCGCTACCGGCGTGGCCGCTACGTCGAGTTCAACCTGGTCTGGGACCGCGGTACGCTGTTCGGCCTGCAGTCGGGCGGGCGCACCGAATCGATCCTGATGTCGATGCCGCCGCAGGCCAACTGGCGCTATCAATGGGCACCCGAGCCGGGCACGCCCGAGGCGCGGCTTTACAGCGATTTCCTGCGCCCGCGCGACTGGCTGGGGCTCGGTGGCTGA
- the purD gene encoding phosphoribosylamine--glycine ligase: MKVMVIGSGGREHAIAWKLAQSPKVQKVFVAPGNGGTARHGQIVNMPLTGVSELADFAQSEKIGLTVVGPEGPLAAGVVDEFRRRGLRIFGPTQAAAQLESSKAFSKDFMRRHGIPTAAYETFSDVAAAHAYVDRLGAPIVVKADGLAAGKGVVVATTLEEAHQAVDWMLLDNSLGVTHNAGGARVVIEEFLDGEEASFIVMVDGRNILPLATSQDHKRVGDGDTGPNTGGMGAYSPAPVVTPNVHARVMHEIIQPTVDGMARDGIPFTGFLYAGLMIDARGHAKTLEFNTRLGDPETQPILMRLKSDLVDVFMHATSGTLDQVQLDWDRRVALGVVLAAAGYPQSPRKGDTIRGLPAETEDCMVFHAGTTTGPTGEVLTSGGRVLCVTALGDSVRTAQQRAYQGAHGIQFDGMHYRHDIGYRAIKR, translated from the coding sequence ATGAAAGTCATGGTGATCGGGAGCGGTGGGCGTGAGCACGCCATCGCCTGGAAACTGGCGCAGTCGCCCAAGGTGCAGAAGGTGTTCGTGGCGCCCGGCAACGGCGGCACGGCGCGCCACGGCCAGATCGTCAACATGCCGCTGACCGGCGTGAGCGAGCTGGCCGACTTCGCACAAAGCGAGAAGATCGGCCTGACCGTGGTCGGCCCCGAAGGCCCGCTGGCCGCGGGTGTGGTCGACGAGTTCCGCCGCCGCGGCCTGCGCATCTTCGGCCCCACGCAGGCGGCCGCGCAGCTCGAGAGCTCGAAGGCCTTCTCGAAGGACTTCATGCGACGCCACGGCATCCCGACCGCGGCCTACGAGACCTTCAGCGATGTCGCCGCCGCGCACGCCTATGTCGACCGCCTCGGCGCGCCGATCGTGGTCAAGGCCGACGGCCTGGCCGCGGGCAAGGGCGTGGTCGTGGCGACGACGCTCGAAGAGGCGCACCAGGCGGTCGACTGGATGCTGCTCGACAACAGCCTGGGCGTGACGCACAACGCCGGCGGCGCGCGGGTGGTGATCGAGGAGTTCCTCGACGGCGAGGAAGCGAGCTTCATCGTCATGGTCGACGGCCGCAACATCCTGCCGCTGGCCACCAGCCAGGACCACAAGCGCGTCGGCGACGGCGACACCGGCCCCAACACCGGCGGCATGGGCGCGTACTCGCCCGCCCCGGTGGTGACGCCCAACGTGCACGCGAGGGTGATGCACGAGATCATCCAGCCCACCGTCGACGGCATGGCGCGTGACGGCATCCCGTTCACCGGCTTCCTGTACGCCGGCCTGATGATCGATGCCCGCGGCCACGCCAAGACGCTGGAGTTCAACACCCGGCTCGGCGATCCGGAAACCCAGCCGATCCTGATGCGACTGAAGAGCGACCTGGTCGACGTGTTCATGCACGCCACCAGCGGCACGCTCGACCAGGTGCAGCTCGACTGGGACCGCCGGGTCGCGCTCGGCGTGGTGCTGGCTGCGGCCGGTTATCCGCAGTCGCCGCGCAAGGGCGACACGATCCGCGGCCTGCCGGCCGAAACGGAAGACTGCATGGTCTTCCACGCCGGCACCACCACCGGCCCGACCGGCGAGGTGCTGACCAGCGGCGGCCGCGTGCTGTGCGTCACCGCGCTCGGCGATTCGGTGCGCACCGCGCAGCAGCGCGCCTACCAGGGCGCGCACGGGATCCAGTTCGACGGCATGCACTACCGCCACGACATCGGCTACCGCGCCATCAAGCGCTGA
- a CDS encoding YebC/PmpR family DNA-binding transcriptional regulator: MAGHSKWANIQHRKGRQDEKRGKIWTRIIREITVAARQGGADTSMNPRLRLAIDKAKAANMPADRIKYNVDKASGNLEGANYEEIRYEGYGIGGAAVIIDTMTDNRVRTVAEVRHAFSKYGGNLGTEGSVAFQFKHCGQLVFAPGTSEDKLMDVALEAGAEDVITGDDGSIEVLTGPTDFEAVKEALEAAGLKAEIADVTMRAENTIELSGDDAQRMQKLLDVIEDLDDVQAVYHNALIES; encoded by the coding sequence ATGGCCGGACATTCCAAGTGGGCAAACATCCAGCATCGCAAAGGCCGCCAGGACGAGAAGCGCGGCAAGATCTGGACCCGCATCATTCGTGAAATCACGGTGGCCGCGCGCCAGGGCGGCGCCGACACCTCGATGAACCCGCGCCTGCGCCTGGCCATCGACAAGGCCAAGGCGGCCAACATGCCGGCCGACCGCATCAAGTACAACGTCGACAAGGCCTCGGGCAACCTCGAAGGGGCCAACTACGAGGAAATCCGCTACGAGGGCTACGGCATCGGCGGCGCGGCGGTCATCATCGACACCATGACCGACAACCGCGTGCGCACCGTCGCCGAGGTGCGGCATGCCTTCAGCAAGTACGGCGGCAACCTGGGCACCGAAGGCTCGGTGGCGTTCCAGTTCAAGCACTGCGGCCAGCTGGTGTTCGCGCCCGGCACGTCGGAGGACAAGCTGATGGACGTCGCCCTCGAAGCCGGCGCCGAGGACGTGATCACCGGCGACGACGGCTCGATCGAGGTGCTGACCGGCCCGACCGATTTCGAGGCCGTGAAGGAGGCCCTCGAGGCCGCCGGCCTGAAGGCCGAGATCGCCGACGTGACGATGCGCGCCGAGAACACCATCGAGCTCAGCGGCGACGATGCCCAGCGCATGCAGAAGCTGCTCGACGTGATCGAGGACCTGGACGACGTCCAGGCGGTCTATCACAACGCCCTGATCGAATCGTGA
- a CDS encoding helicase HerA-like domain-containing protein, whose product MAEPILLAQHGEIECHMLPALANRHGLITGATGTGKTITLQKLAESFSLIGVPVFMADVKGDLTGITQTGSANARLAKVLAERGLPEPAWGACPATLWDVFGEQGHPVRATVSDMGPLLLARMLNLNETQQGVLSMAFRIADDNGLLLLDLKDLRAMLQYLGENASEFTTEYGNISAASVGAIQRGLLQIEEQGGDRFFGEPMLAIDDFMQTVDGRGVINILAADKLMNAPRLYATFLLWMLSELFELLPEVGDLEKPKLAFFFDEAHLLFKDAPAALVERIELVVRLVRSKGVGVYFVTQNPLDIPDSVLGQLGNRIQHALRAFTPRDQKAVKAAAETMRANPGLDVASAITELAVGEALVSLLDEKGRPGVTQRVFVLPPGSQIGPIDAEQRKRLLAESLVAGVYEKTIDRESAHEKLKGRAAQSVEAGEHKRDGGGLAGRGAGAGEAAPGAADESGGGMAGALMSGLGGLLFGSTGPRGGRHDGLAQTMAKSAVRSVGSAVGREIIRGVLGSLLGGGSSRRR is encoded by the coding sequence ATGGCCGAACCCATCCTGCTTGCCCAACACGGCGAGATCGAATGCCACATGCTGCCGGCGCTGGCCAACCGTCACGGCCTGATCACCGGCGCCACCGGCACCGGCAAGACCATCACGCTGCAGAAGCTGGCCGAGAGCTTCTCGCTGATCGGCGTGCCGGTCTTCATGGCCGACGTCAAGGGCGACCTGACCGGCATCACGCAGACCGGCAGCGCCAACGCCAGGCTGGCCAAGGTGCTGGCCGAACGCGGCTTGCCCGAGCCGGCCTGGGGCGCCTGCCCGGCCACGCTGTGGGACGTCTTCGGCGAGCAGGGCCACCCGGTGCGCGCCACCGTGTCCGACATGGGCCCGCTGCTGCTGGCGCGCATGCTCAACCTCAACGAGACGCAGCAGGGCGTGCTGTCGATGGCGTTTCGCATCGCCGACGACAACGGCCTGCTGCTGCTCGACCTGAAGGATCTGCGCGCCATGCTGCAGTACCTGGGCGAGAACGCCAGCGAGTTCACGACCGAATACGGCAACATCAGCGCCGCCTCGGTGGGCGCGATCCAGCGCGGCCTGCTGCAGATCGAGGAGCAAGGCGGCGACAGGTTCTTCGGCGAGCCGATGCTCGCGATCGACGACTTCATGCAGACCGTCGACGGCCGCGGTGTCATCAACATCCTGGCCGCTGACAAGCTGATGAACGCGCCGCGGCTCTACGCCACCTTCCTGCTGTGGATGCTGTCGGAGCTGTTCGAACTGCTGCCCGAGGTCGGCGACCTCGAGAAGCCCAAGCTCGCGTTCTTCTTCGACGAGGCGCACCTGCTGTTCAAGGACGCGCCGGCCGCGCTGGTCGAGCGCATCGAGCTGGTGGTGCGGCTGGTGCGCTCCAAGGGCGTGGGCGTCTATTTCGTGACGCAGAACCCGCTCGACATCCCCGACAGCGTGCTCGGCCAGCTCGGCAACCGCATCCAGCACGCGCTGCGCGCCTTCACGCCGCGTGACCAGAAGGCGGTCAAGGCGGCGGCCGAGACCATGCGCGCCAACCCCGGGCTCGACGTCGCCAGCGCGATCACCGAGCTGGCGGTCGGCGAGGCGCTGGTCAGCCTGCTCGACGAGAAGGGCCGCCCGGGCGTGACCCAGCGCGTCTTCGTGCTGCCGCCGGGCAGCCAGATCGGCCCGATCGATGCCGAGCAGCGCAAGCGCCTGCTCGCCGAATCGCTGGTCGCGGGGGTCTACGAAAAGACCATCGACCGCGAATCGGCGCATGAAAAGCTCAAGGGCCGCGCCGCGCAATCCGTCGAAGCGGGCGAACACAAGCGTGACGGTGGCGGCCTGGCCGGCCGAGGCGCCGGTGCGGGCGAGGCCGCCCCCGGTGCCGCCGACGAGAGCGGCGGCGGCATGGCGGGCGCGCTGATGAGCGGCCTGGGCGGCTTGCTGTTCGGCTCGACCGGGCCGCGCGGCGGCCGCCATG